From one Nocardioides scoriae genomic stretch:
- the ispG gene encoding flavodoxin-dependent (E)-4-hydroxy-3-methylbut-2-enyl-diphosphate synthase, with the protein MTSVSLGMPAAPPPVLAPRRQTRQIQVGKVGVGSESPVSVQSMTTTLTSDVNSTLQQIAELTASGCDIVRVACPSQDDADALPAIATKSQIPVIADIHFQPKYVYAAIEAGCAAVRVNPGNIRKFDDQVKEIARTAKDHGTSIRIGVNAGSLDKRIMDKYGKATPEALVESAVWEASLFEEHDFHDFKISVKHNDPVVMVRAYELLAEAGDWPLHLGVTEAGPAFQGTIKSATAFGALLSQGIGDTIRVSLSAPPVEEVKVGIQILQSLNLRPRKLEIVSCPSCGRAQVDVYKLAEEVTSGLEGMEVPLRVAVMGCVVNGPGEAREADLGVASGNGKGQIFVKGEVVKTVPESQIVETLIEEALRIAETMEATEGASAEVTVG; encoded by the coding sequence ATGACTTCTGTGTCCCTCGGCATGCCCGCGGCCCCGCCGCCGGTGCTCGCCCCCCGCCGCCAGACCCGCCAGATCCAGGTCGGCAAGGTGGGTGTCGGCAGCGAGTCGCCCGTCTCGGTGCAGTCGATGACGACCACGCTCACCTCCGACGTCAACTCCACCCTCCAGCAGATCGCCGAGCTGACCGCCTCGGGCTGCGACATCGTGCGGGTGGCCTGCCCCTCGCAGGACGACGCCGACGCGCTGCCCGCGATCGCGACCAAGTCGCAGATCCCGGTCATCGCCGACATCCACTTCCAGCCGAAGTACGTCTACGCCGCGATCGAGGCCGGCTGCGCCGCCGTGCGCGTCAACCCGGGCAACATCCGCAAGTTCGACGACCAGGTCAAGGAGATCGCCCGGACCGCCAAGGACCACGGCACCTCGATCCGGATCGGCGTCAACGCGGGCTCGCTCGACAAGCGGATCATGGACAAGTACGGCAAGGCCACGCCCGAGGCGCTGGTCGAGTCGGCCGTGTGGGAGGCCTCGCTCTTCGAGGAGCACGACTTCCACGACTTCAAGATCTCGGTCAAGCACAACGACCCGGTCGTGATGGTGCGCGCCTACGAGCTGCTCGCCGAGGCGGGCGACTGGCCGCTGCACCTCGGCGTCACCGAGGCCGGTCCGGCCTTCCAGGGCACGATCAAGTCGGCCACCGCCTTCGGGGCGCTGCTGTCCCAGGGCATCGGCGACACCATCCGCGTCTCGCTGTCCGCGCCCCCGGTCGAGGAGGTCAAGGTCGGCATCCAGATCCTGCAGTCGCTCAACCTGCGGCCCCGCAAGCTCGAGATCGTCTCGTGCCCCTCCTGCGGGCGGGCCCAGGTCGACGTCTACAAGCTGGCCGAGGAGGTCACCTCCGGCCTCGAGGGCATGGAGGTCCCGCTGCGCGTGGCCGTCATGGGCTGCGTCGTCAACGGCCCCGGCGAGGCCCGCGAGGCCGACCTGGGCGTCGCCTCGGGCAACGGCAAGGGCCAGATCTTCGTCAAGGGCGAGGTCGTCAAGACCGTCCCCGAGTCGCAGATCGTGGAGACGCTCATCGAGGAGGCGCTGCGCATCGCCGAGACGATGGAGGCCACCGAGGGCGCCTCGGCCGAGGTCACCGTCGGCTGA
- a CDS encoding glycosyltransferase 87 family protein: DRKQRRDRRRGVGWSLLAGLLLGMLVMMSYGMPLMGLLAVAVLVAGRSWRPLPLAAGAALVVVLGFAAAGWAWWDFYPALVERYEEGIAKDRPEDYWRWANLALLVISAGPLVAAGVAHLAARPRAWLRRDHAPLLLAGAAVVMVAAADASGMSKAEVERIWLPFMPWLLVSCALLPERWRRWGLGLQLLTALVVQQLFYTVW; the protein is encoded by the coding sequence GCTGGTCGCTGCTCGCGGGCCTGCTGCTCGGGATGCTGGTGATGATGTCCTACGGCATGCCGCTCATGGGCCTGCTCGCCGTCGCCGTGCTGGTGGCCGGGCGCTCCTGGCGGCCGCTGCCGCTGGCCGCCGGCGCCGCCCTGGTCGTCGTGCTGGGCTTCGCCGCCGCCGGCTGGGCGTGGTGGGACTTCTACCCCGCGCTGGTCGAGCGCTACGAGGAGGGCATCGCCAAGGACCGGCCGGAGGACTACTGGCGCTGGGCCAACCTGGCACTGCTCGTCATCAGCGCGGGCCCGCTGGTCGCCGCCGGGGTGGCCCACCTGGCGGCACGCCCCCGGGCGTGGCTGCGCCGCGACCACGCCCCGCTGCTGCTCGCCGGGGCGGCCGTGGTGATGGTGGCCGCCGCCGACGCGTCGGGCATGAGCAAGGCGGAGGTCGAGCGGATCTGGCTGCCGTTCATGCCGTGGCTGCTCGTCTCGTGCGCCCTGCTGCCCGAGCGGTGGCGCCGCTGGGGTCTGGGCCTGCAGCTGCTGACCGCGCTGGTGGTGCAGCAGCTCTTCTACACGGTGTGGTGA